The window TACCTTTGGCGCTGTCACGATTGGCCAAATAGAGCGTTATATCAATGACACGGCACTCTCTCTGGGTTGGCGACCCGATCTCTCTCGAGTCACCCCTGTTAATTTCCGTGTTGCAATTGTGGGTGCAGGTCCCGCGGGTCTTGCCTGTGCCGATGTTTTAACGCGCAACGGGGTGCAAGTGACTGTATTTGATAAACACCCTGAAATTGGTGGCTTATTAACCTTTGGAATACCTGCATTCAAATTAGAGAAACAGGTAATGGTTCAGCGACGCGAGATTTTTACTGAAATGGGGATCCAATTTCAACTTAATGTTGATATCGGTAAGGATATCCCGCTAAATACGCTTGAAAACGCTTATGACGCAATTTTTCTCGGAACAGGGGCGTATGGTGCGATTAAAGGTGAATTGCGAAGAAATGGCGCTCATGGCTGCTATGAAGCCCTACCTTACTTAATTGCGAATACACGCCATTTAATGAAGCTCCCGCCTTTACCTTTTGAACCTTATATCAATTTACAAGGGAAAAACGTGGTGGTTTTAGGGGGAGGAGATACCGCAATGGATTGTGTGCGAACGGCAATTAGACAAGGTGCGGCACGAGTAGCCTGTATTTATAGACGCGATCAACTCAGTATGCCAGGCTCCGATAAAGAAGTTCGTCATGCTCAAGAAGAAGGTGCTGAGTTTTATTTTAACCTTCAAGCAACTGAGATTCTTTTGGATGAATTTCAACATGTCAACGGCATTTCCGTTATTCGAACGCAAAATGGGCGATTTAATGCCGGACGTTATGAAATTGAGCCAATCGCGTATTCTGACTTTATCATTGAAGCCGATGCCGTAATCATAGCTTTTGGTTTTCACCCACATAAACAACCTTGGATAGAAGAGAGTCTGGTACAACTCGATTCACAAGGGCGTATTTGTGCCAGTCGCAGCAGCACGTTTCCTTTCCAAACCTCCCGTGAAAAAATATTTGCCGGAGGTGATGCCGTTCGAGGCTCCGATCTTGTCGTCAATGCAATTGCCGATGGTCGCAATGCCGCTGAAGGTATTTTGCTTTTTTTAGGTGTTTAAAGGAGTTAAAGAAGATAAAAAACAGAAGGAAGCCCCTCTGTTCAGACTGCTGACAAACCGAATAGGTTTACTGGCAGGTTAGATAGGTTTGAAAAATAGACTAGGAAAATCAATATATTGATATTCGCCTGATAACACAAAGTGGGAAAAAGCACGCTTTTATCCCACTTTGCCAATTACTTCAACAGAGGGGAACACCTCTGTTTATCCATCAACATGACGTTGATCTGCTACTTAACGACTCTTAACGCTGGTCTACCTTTCGGTGGCCTTGGTGGTTCATCATCAGAAGGGTCTTCTGCATTACGCTCTTCTATTGGGCTATCTTGAACTAATGTGATCCCCTCTTCATGTGAGTCATCCACATCGTTAAAATCGGAAGAGAGCTCCGCATCATATGCTGCCTCAGGTTCAAACATCATTCCTGCGCCATTCTCACGTGCATACACAGCCATAATTGCAGCCATTGGGACATACACTTGACGAGGAACGCCACCAAAACGTGCATTAAAACGGACTTCGTCATTAGTAATCTCAAAGTTACCCACAGCACGTGGCGCAACATTCAACACAATTTGTCCATCCCGAGCAAATTCCATTGGAACGTTAACGGCAGGAACAGTGACATCAACCACCAAATGCGGTGTCATATCGTTATCAAGTAACCACTCATAGTGGGCACGTAACAGATAAGGGCGACGTGGTGACATTGCTGCCATTTCCATCATACTGTTAGCCTCTTGCTGACAGACGCATTTCGCGCTCTAATTCCGTCAAGGATGCTAAGAATGCATCACGTTCAAACACACGTTGCATATACATTTGCAAATGTTTGCTATTAGCCGGTTTTAGCTCGATACCCAATACAGGTAAACGCCATAATAGCGGTGCTAAGTAGCAATCAACTAAGCTAAATTCATCACTCATAAAGAATGGCATTTCAGCGAAAACAGGTGAAACGGCAATTAATTCTTCTGTTAATTGACGACGAGCGCTATCTGCTTCCTGAGCGCTACCTTTCTCTACTTTGTGCATCAGAGAATACCAATCTTTTTCAATGCGATGCATTAATTGGCGGCTCGTTCCACGTGCAACAGGGTAAACAGGCATCAGTGGCGGATGAGGGAAACGCTCATCAAGGTATTCCATGATAATTAGCGGATCATATAAAGTCAGTTCACGGTCAACCAATGTCGGAACGCTTTGGTAAGGGTTGAGATCAATGAGATCTTGAGGCGGATGACCGGGTTCAACATGTTCAATTTCAACGCTAACCCCTTTTTCTGCCAAGACGATACGCACCTGATGGCTAAAAATGTCAGTTGGGCCTGAGAACAATGTCATTACCGAACGTTTGTTAGGAGCGACAGCCATTAAAACCTCCAAATTACAAAAATGGACGAAATGTAATTAATTTTTAATTACCCGGTTACCCATTTTAAAATCCCCTGTGTTGCTCTTTCATTTATCCATACTGAAAGTCAACACAACCCTCCCGCACAGAAAGGCGAGAAATGATGAAATAAAAAAACAGGGGCATATTCTAACAGATTTTGTACAGCTTAGGGGGGCTTAGTAGAAAAAATCATAGATTTATTTCATTAGAAGAGATTAATCAAAAGAAAAACAAGAATAAAAACCAAACTAACTGAAATTACAGGAAAATAAACCTTAAAGTTAACTCCATGGTTATCTAAATAATAAGACAAAGATAGACAATTTATATAACAATAAGTGATTATTTTAAATTTTAGACTAATTCATTATCTTTTTCTGCTAATTATATTTAATTCTTTTTTTAATTATCGTTAGGCGTCAGCTTTCTGATTTTTGGGCAATAAAAAACCCGCCATAAAAGACGGGTTTTTTCATCAATTTTATGCCTAATAGGCAACAAATTAACGTTTGGAGAACTGTGGACGACGACGTGCTTTACGCAGACCCACTTTCTTACGTTCAACAGAACGCGCATCACGAGTAACGAAACCAGCTTTACGCAGATCAGAACGAAGAGTCTCATCATAAGCCATCAGTGCACGAGTAATACCGTGACGGATTGCGCCTGCTTGACCTGAAATACCACCACCTTTAACAGTGATGTACAGATCCAGTTTTTCCAACATTTCAACCAATTCTAACGGCTGACGAACGACCATGCGCGCAGTTTCGCGACCAAAGTACTGTTCCAGTGTACGCTGATTGATTGTGATGTTACCGCTACCCGGCTTAATAAAGACACGAGCAGATGAGCTTTTGCGGCGACCAGTGCCGTAGTATTGATTTTCAGCCATTGCTATAATCCCGATTAAATGTCAAGAACTTGCGGTTGTTGAGCCGCGTGGTTGTGCTCATTACCTGCGTAAACTTTCAGTTTACGGTACATTGCACGACCCAGAGGTCCTTTTGGCAACATGCCTTTAACCGCGATTTCAAGCACACGCTCAGGACTGCGAGCAATCATTTCTTCGAAAGTTGCTTGCTTGATTCCACCTACATGGCCAGTGTGGCGATAGTAGATTTTGTCTTCGCGTTTTTTGCCGGTAACAGCAATTTTTTCTGCATTCAGAACGATGATGTAATCACCAGTATCCACGTGCGGAGTGTATTCCGCTTTATGCTTACCGCGCAGACGGCTAGCAATTTCTGTTGCAAGACGGCCTAAAGTTTTGCCATCTGCATCAACAACGTACCAGTCGCGTTTTACGGTTTCTGGTTTAGCTGTAAAAGTTTTCATTAAAACTTACCCAATATTGAAGTTACACGTTGGTGAACACTCATGTTCATAAGCTTTCTGAGGTTCACACGACTCTTTGTCCAGTAAACCTACCCCTTCGAGCAGCCTAACTGGCATTATGCGTTATTTTTTGGGAAATAAAAAATAGCGCTGTAACGTGGGGTCGCAAGATTATAGAGAAGTCAGAAACAAAAATCGACCCCAAATGCATTTTTTTTACGTTTGTGTGAATATCAAACACAACTTGTTCTTAATTTAAACATTTTCGCTTAGTCAGTCGGTAAAACCTGTAGTCACCATAAAGCTTAAGCCAAATGTGGAATTTTTAAGTATTCCTCACTTTGCATTTCTTGGAGTCGTGATAAGCAGCGTTGATATTCAAAAGCTAAAAGCTCCCCTTGATATAGTGATCCCATCGGGACTTCTGCATTGATCACTAATTTCACTTTACGTTCATAAAACTCATCCACCAGCGCAAGAAAACGCCGCGCAGGGTTTTCATCTTTCGTGCCCATCACTGGGACATCGTATAACAAAACCGTGTGGTAACAATTTGATAAGTAAATATAGTCATTTTGGCTACGCGGCTCTTCACACAGCACTTTAAACTCAACGGCTAAAACGCCTTCAGCCGAACGGAGAACCTGCATTTTACGGTGATTAACCTCTAAAACCGGATTTATCTCCCCCGGCTTACCCGCCAATTTGACGAAAATGTCATCCAGATGCTGGCGATTTTGTGCATTAATTGGGGATAAAAAAAGGTGAGCTTGCGTCAACGTACGTAAGCGATAGTCAATCCCGGCATCAACATTCATCACATCACAATATTTTTTAATTTGTTCGATGGCAGGTAAAAAACGCGCTCGCTGTAACCCATTGCGATATAAGTTATCGGGAATAATATTTGATGTCGCAACCAATGTGATCCCTCGGGCAAACAACCCCTCTAACAGTGTTCCAAGGATCATTGCATCCGTAATATCAGAGACAAAAAATTCATCAAAACATAATACATCTGTTTGTTTTTTAAATTCATCTGCAATGATATCTAGAGGGTTTTCCTGCCCCTGCAAGGACATCAAATCTTCCTGCACTTTTTTCATAAAGCGATGGAAATGCAGCCTAAGTTTACGATCACCAGGCAAGCTTTCATAAAACATGTCCATTAACCATGTTTTACCTCTCCCCACGCCCCCCCACATATACAAACCTTGAACGGGAGTCAGGGTTTTATTTGATGCGCTTTTCCCGAGTAATCGGCTAAAAAAACCGTTATTTTTTCCATTTGGCGCAACTGAAGCAGCACTCGTCAGTTGGTGATAGATGTTATCTAAACGTTCTACGGCAAGCTTTTGTACGTCATCAGGCTGATAATTGCCATCCGCTAGCGCTTGTTGATAACGCATTTTTGGGGTCATCGGTGACATTAACTGAATAATCCTTAAAAAATTTTCGGTTTTTTTACCGTTATTTGATATACACTGCCTTTATTATAACCAGATTCAGTTATCATTTAACTTTCGGTTAACGAATCGTCATAGAGTAAGGAAATTCACCTTAAGATTCCACTCTTAAAGTTGTTAACTGTTTTTACAATTACTCGATTCAAGCGTTGTGGGTTTTACCATCATTTAACCGCCAAACTAGACTATGTTGCGACACTTTACTTGACGCCTACATGCAACTTGAATTATTTAAGGTATAGTAACGGTAACGACGCTTAATTTCTGCGAACATTGAAGTAATGAAGGAGTCAGCATGACCTGGGAGTATGCATTAATCGGATTGATTGTGGGTTTTATCATCGGTGCATTAGTTGTCCGCTATGGTAATCCAAAACTTCGCCAACAAAAAACAGCGCAAGCTGAGCTAGACAAAAAAAGTACTGAGCTTGAAGAGTACCGTAAAGAATTAGTCAGCCATTTTGCGCGTAGCGCAGAATTATTGGATAAAATGGCACGTGATTACCGTCAGCTATACCAACATATGGCACAAAGTTCATCTGAATTAATGCCAGATATGCCAGCACAAGATAACCCGTTTAATTATCGTCTAACGGAGTCTGAAGCCGATAACGATCAAGTCCCCGTAAAAATGCCACCAAGAGATTACTCAGATGGCGCATCGGGCTTATTCCGCCCTATCGAAGAGAAAGAAAAGTAATTTCTAATTGTGTATCACCAGTAAGTGTTACTTACTGGTGATTTCTGACTATATTCACTCAAATTCCCCGTCAAATTCGCATCATATACTGCAAAATATTCGTTTAATAATCTTGAACAACATTTCTGTCTAAATTAAATTTAATGATTTATTTAACAAGCGTATAGAAGTTAAAGTTTTACTTAAGTTACGTGTAAATAGATGTAAAAGAGTGATTAATTACTATCTGTAGATGGAACTTTTGCGCATAATCTGTAGTCATAGTCTTCAGTAAAATTGAATCTTATACCAACCAAATAGAAGCTCATTGCGTTAGCTTAAAAGGCACACAGTGAGTTGAACTTATATTCTTGAGAGAATTGACTGAATTATGAAGAGAAAAAACTTTTTTCTTACCGCTATCGCAATGAGCTTAGGCTTATCATTGGCCACTATCCCAACAGTTAGTAGCGCTGCATTACCAGCGACATTACCAGCAACGGAACAAAGCCAAAATATGCCAAGCCTTGCACCAATGCTTGAAAAAGTGCTGCCTGCGGTTGTGAATATTCACGTATCGGGAACCCGTGTACAGAATCAACAAATCCCAGAAGAGCTAAAATTCTTCTTTGGTCCAAATATACCTTCTCAACAACAAAATGTGCGTCCATTTGAAGGTCTTGGCTCAGGCGTGATTATTGATGCGCAACAAGGCTATATTTTAACCAACAATCATGTCATTGATGGTGCGGATAAAATTCAAATTCAATTAAATGATGGTCGTGAAATTACCGTAAAACTGATTGGTAAAGATCCGCAAACCGATATTGCGTTACTGAAAATCTCGAATGAGAAAGATATCAAAAATTTAACTGCGGTTAATATGGCCGACTCTGACAAGTTACGTGTTGGTGATTTTGCGGTTGCGGTTGGTAATCCATTTGGATTAGGTCAAACCGCGACATCCGGCATTATTTCGGCTTTGGGTCGTAGCGGTTTAAACCTTGAAGGGTTAGAAAACTTTATTCAAACCGATGCATCTATCAACCGTGGTAACTCTGGTGGCGCGTTAGTGAACTTAAATGGTGAACTGATCGGTATCAATACCGCGATTTTAGCGCCTGGTGGTGGCAATATCGGTATCGGCTTTGCTATCCCAAGTAATATGGCAAAAAACCTGAGCGAGCAGCTAATTAAGCACGGCGAAGTTAAGCGTGGCATTTTAGGTATTAAAGGAACAGAGATGAGCTCTGATATCGCAAAAGCCTTTAATATTGATGCACAGCGTGGCGCGTTCGTCAGTGAAGTTCTGCCAAAATCTTCAGCGGCGAAAGCCGGTATTAAATCCGGTGATGTTTTAGTCTCTGTTGATGGCAAACGTATTAATAGCTTCGCGGAACTAAGAGCAAAAATCGGCACCAGCCAAATCGGCAAAGAAATCACAATTGGTCTCATCCGTTCAGGTAAGCCAATGGATGTGAAAGTGGTGCTTGAAAATGATGAAGGCTCAGCGACACGAGCAGAAAAATTAAGTGAGTCATTGTTAGGGGCAACCATCTCCAATGCTACTGTTAGTAATACACGAGGTGTTCAAGTCGATAGCGTCACCCCTAAATCCCCAGCGGCAGCTATTGGCTTAGTCAAAGGTGACTTAATTTTTGGTGTGAACGACCAACGTGTTGAAACTATTGAACAATTCCGTAAAATTATCGATGCTAAGCCCCCAGTGTTAGCAATGAAAGTATTACGTGGTGGCGAGACCTTATATTTATTAATGCGCAATTAATTCATAAAATTGAGTCTTAAAATCAATAAAACAGGTACAGTATCACTCTGCTGTACCTGTTTTTTTATGTTATGCTCAGTACATGTTTAAAAATAACTGCATCTCCAATATGTTATGGTAAAGAAGCTAACTGTTTCTGTCATGCTAGGCCTATTAACTGCGTTGATTATCATCATTGCGGTACCTTCATTGCGCCCTCAAGGTTTAGCGGATTTACTGTATGGCAAAACGAATAGTGAACCAGTCAGTTATAACAAAGCAGTACGCCGTGCTGCCCCTGCCGTCGTTTATGTTTACAGTAGTTCAAAAGGGAGTTTTTCCCAGTCTGGTCGTGAACTTAAATCACTCGGCTCAGGCGTGATCATGAGTCCAAATGGTTATATCATTACTAATAAACATGTGGTTGATAATCCAGATCAAATCTTAGTTGCGCTACAGGACGGCGCGATTTTTGATGCATTACTGGTAGGCTCTGATGCACTAACTGACCTTGCGGTATTGAAAATTGATGCCGATAACCTCCCCGTGATCCCTATTAATACTCAACGTATTACCCATGTGGGGGATGTCGTCCTCGCTATAGGGAACCCATACAACATAGGGCAAACCGTCACTCAAGGCATTATCAGTGCGACTGGTCGTGTTGGCTTAAGCTCCACTCGTAGACAAAATTTCTTACAAACCGATGCCTCCATCAACTCAGGTAACTCAGGCGGAGCTCTAATAAATACCGAAGGCGAGTTAGTAGGCATTAACACCCTTTCCTTCACTGCCGGGCAAGGTATTACCTCAGAAGGTCTCAGCTTTGCCATTCCAACAGCCCTCGCAACCAAAATCATGGATAAACTGATCCGTGATGGACGAGTGATCCGCGGTTACATTGGTATTACGGCTCGGGAATTGCCACAAATCAGGTCTAACAACAATAATATCAATCAAATACAAGGGCTTCGTGTTTTCCAAGTTGCACCAAACGGTCCAGCAGCTAAAGCGGGTATTGTGCAAGGGGACATTATTTTATCTGTCGATGGTAAACCGGCGATTTCCGCCGCTGAGACGATGGATTTAGTCGCCGAAATTCGTCCGGGTAGTAAAGTCCCTGTACAGATTTTACATGAAGGCGAAATGAAAACGGTTGATGTGATTATTGAAGAGAACCCCGAAGGGCAATCTGGCTAAATAGCTGCCAACCAATATTGAGATAAAAAATGTGCTCAACTTGAAGTGACCTCCAATAGTTGGACAACCAATTAATGGAGGTCGTTTTATATCAATTCAACAAAAGAGAAACTTAGTCGTTCGAATGAACACGCTGAATGTCGGCCCCTAAACCACGCAGTTTATCTTCAATATGCTCATAACCACGGTCAATATGGTAAATACGGTCAACGGTTGTCGTGCCTTCAGCAATGCAGCCAGCGATAACAAGGCTTGCCGATGCACGTAAATCTGTCGCCATAACTTGCGCCCCTGTTAACTTCTCAACGCCGTGGCACAGTACCGTATTACTTTCGATTTCAGCATGAGCTCCCATACGGATCAGTTCAGGGATATGCATAAAACGGTTTTCGAAAATCGTTTCAGTGATAAGCCCTGCGCCTTCAGCCACTAAGTTAAGTAAACTAAACTGTGCTTGCATATCTGTTGGGAAGCCTGGATGTGGCGCAGTACGGATAGTCACCGCTTTTGGGCGCTTACCTTGCATATCGAGGCTAATCCAATCATCACCGATTTCAATTGTTGCGCCAGCTTCACGCAATTTTGCTAATACCGCATCCAAAGTGTCTGGACGGGCATTACGGCAAATAACTTTACCGCGAGAAACTGCCGCGGCAATTAAAAATGTGCCAGTTTCAATACGGTCTGGTAGCACTTTGTATGTCCCACCGCCTAAGCGTTCAACCCCTTCAATCACAATGCGATCAGTCCCTGCACCTGTGATTTTGGCACCAAGGGTATTTAAGAAATTGGCAGTATCTTCAATTTCTGGCTCACGCGCTGCGTTTTCGATGATGGTGGTGCCTTCAGCTAATGTCGCCGCAGTCATAATAGAAACGGTAGCCCCGACACTGACTTTATCCATCACGATACAAGCCCCTTTCAGGCGACCATCAACGGTCGCTTTTACATAACCATCTTCCAGAACAATATTTGCCCCTAACTGTTCTAACCCTGAAATATGTAAATCCACAGGGCGAGCACCAATAGCACATCCCCCGGGTAAAGAAACTTCACCATGACCAAAACGTGCCACTAGTGGTGCCAGTGCCCAGATAGAAGCGCGCATTGTTTTCACGAGATCATATGGGGCGCAGTAAGTCGTTACGGTGCTTGCATCCACAAAGACTGAGCCATTGCGTTTTACTTTCGTACCAAGCTGGTTCAGCAATTTTATGGTGGTATCAATATCCCTCAAATGCGGGACATTCTGTATTTCTACTGGCTCTTCAGCCAATAGAGCAGCGAACAGGATTGGCAGCGCAGCGTTTTTCGCGCCAGAAATAGTAACCTCACCCGATAAGCGGGTTGGTCCTTTAACTAAAAACTTATCCATTCAAGTATTCTCGTATGTCGAATTGTACAGGCTGTTCGCTTAGGCTTTGAAATCAAAGGCCACTAAGTTTACGGTCGCGCTCCCATTGCGCAGGGGTGTACGCTTTAATTGATAGAGCATGGATGCGGTTATCCGCAATATATTCCATCAATGGCGCGTAAATTGCTTGCTGTTGCTTAACACGGCTCATACCGTCAAACATGTCACCGACAGCGATAACCTGAAAGTGGCTACCATCGCCCGTAACAATAGCCTCATCCAGAGGCAACTTTTCCATCAATACTTGTTTTATTTCGTTGGTTTCCATAGTTACTCTATTATGATTATTTGTGATTAATTTTACTCTCACTTATTCTAGTTGAATGTGCCCAATTAGTCACAACGCGAATTGTTAGAGCATAAATGTCTATCCTAAAGGATTAAGCCTAACACTTAAACCAAAGAAAACGCCTCTTACGCACAAATGCACGTAGAGGCGCTTATTTTTACATAACTTGACTGAATTTAAGACTCTTCACCTTAGTCCAGAATGATGGTTTTCACCCCATATAACTCAATAAGTGTATTCAAGTTATCACTGGCACCAATAATATTTAGAGACTGCTTTTTAGTTTTAAACTCGCCTTTTAAGCGAACTAACATTGCAAGCCCTGCCGAGTCAACATGGGTTAAAGCAGAAACATCTATTTTTTCAATGTGTTCCAACAATGGGGATTTTTTATCCCAAAACGACATTAATGAATCACGATCTAACGAACCCGTTAGATGCAAAGTGGAACCCGTTTTTTCCCATGCCAATACGTGGCTCATACTATTTTTTCTCTTCTAAGGTAATTGGCGCTTTGGCACTAATTTCTAACTGTTTTGTTAAACCATCAATGCCTTGCTTGCGTAGAATATCCCCCCACTCATTTTGTTTAGTGGTGATCATGCTTACGCCTTCAGCGATCATGTCATACGCTTGCCAGTAACCTGTTTTACTATTTTTACGCCATTGGAAATCTAAGCGCACTGGTGGACGACCATTGGTATCGATAATTGTTACGCGAATTGCAACAATGTTTTTATCGCCAATAGGTTGCTCAGGTGCAATTTGGTAAGTTTGACCATGGTACATCGCAAGAGCTTGACCATAAACCTGCTCAAGGTAATCTTCGAATGCTGTAAAATAAGCCTCACGCTGTGCAGGTGTTGCTCCTTTATAGTAAGTTCCTAAAACTAACGCCCCTGCGTATTTAATTTGCACATAAGGCAGCAGTTCTTCACGAACGATAGTTCTTAAGTATTCAGGATCTTGCTTGATTTTTGGCTGTTCAGATTTTAACCGATTAAAAGTTTTTGCTGCCGCCTCATCCATTAATTTATACGGATTAGTTTGGTCTACAGCCATCGCAAACGGCGCAATAACCAACATGGCAACCATCATTAAACGTTTAAACATAATTCATTCCTTTAACTGTTTTGAGGAAGCTTCAGATTACTTAGATGCAGGCTCAGTGCCTTGGCTATCGCCACTCTTATATAAGAACTGCCCGATTAAATCCTCCAACACCATTGCTGGCTTAGTATCCTCAAGGCGTCCACCATTTTTCAAGATAGAAATACCTAATTCTTCATCATCTGGGCCGATATTCATGGCAATATATTGTTCGCCGAGTAACCCTGAGGTACGAATGGATAATGAACTTGAATCTGGAATATTGTCATATTCACTCAATAAATCAATTTTCACTTCAGGCACATAGTTCTTTTTATCGAGTGTAATACTGGCAACACGACCGACCACCACACCGCCAACTTTGATTGGAGACCCCTCTTTCAAGCCACCAATATTTTCAAAAGACGCTGAAATTTGATAGGTGGATTGGCTACCAATCGATTTCAAATCGGCGACTTTTAAACACAAAAAAATAATTGCGGCTATCGCCAACAACATAAAACAGCCAACCCATATTTCACTTTTTTTACTTTGCATGACTTAGTTCCCAAACATCAGTGCGGTAAGTACGAAATCCAGTCCTAAAACAGACAATGACGCATGAACAACAGTTCGTGTTGTTGCTTGGCTGATCCCTTCCGAGGTTGGAATTGCATCATAGCCATTAAACAGTGCGATCCACGTGACGGTGAAAGCAAATACTAAGCTTTTGATAACACAGTTAACCAGATCGAGTCGCCAGTCGATAGAAGATTGCATTGATGCCCAGAAAAAGCCTTCATCAATCCCCTTCCAATCCACACCAACCAATGCGCCACCTAAAATACCAACAGCCACAAAAATCAGTGATAACAGCGGCATACTAATAAAGCCGGCCCAGAAACGCGGAGCAATTACCCGTCTTAATGGGTCAACCGCCATCATTTCTAGGCTCGAAATTTGTTCGGTCGCTTTCATTAAGCCAATTTCAGCGGTCAATGCAGAACCTGCTCGCCCGGCAAATAACAAAGCAGTCACAACAGGCCCTAGCTCTCTTAATAATGAAAGCGCCACCATCATTCCGAGACTTGCTTCTGCGCTGAATGTGGTTAGGACAAGGTAACCCTGTAGCCCCAACACCATACCTATAAACAAACCCGATACTGCTACAATCAATAACGATTGTACGCCCACAGAATACAACTGCTTCATCAGAAGCGGCCACTGTTTAGCAAATTCAGGTTTTCCTAATAAGGCACGAAACAGCATGTAACCTGCTCGTCCAAAGGCAGAAAAAATATCAATCCATCGACGTCCGAAGGCTGCTATCGCCTTTATTATCATCTTATTTTACCCTAATAAATCAGCCAGATAATCATTGGCGGGAAAACGGAATGGTACGGGTCCATCAGCGATACCGTCAAGGAATTGACGCACTCGCGGATCTTGATTATCTCGTAAGTCTTCCCCCGTTCCCTGAGCAATAACATGCTGCTGGGCAACAATATACGCATTATCAGCAATGCTCAAGACTTCAGGCACATCATGAGAGACCACCACACATGTTACGCCAAGTGATTGATTCAGTTCATCAATCAGTTTAACTAAAACCCCCATTGTAATTGGGTCTTGCCCCACAAAGGGCTCGTCAAACATGATCAAGTCGGGATCAAGGGCGATTGCACGTGCTAATGCAGCACGACGAGCCATCCCACCTGAAAGCTCAGATGGCATCAGTTTTGCCGCACCACGTAGTCCAACTGCCTCTAATTTCATCATTACCGTTGTGTGAATTAAAGACTCAGGTAAATTT of the Providencia rettgeri genome contains:
- the murA gene encoding UDP-N-acetylglucosamine 1-carboxyvinyltransferase; this encodes MDKFLVKGPTRLSGEVTISGAKNAALPILFAALLAEEPVEIQNVPHLRDIDTTIKLLNQLGTKVKRNGSVFVDASTVTTYCAPYDLVKTMRASIWALAPLVARFGHGEVSLPGGCAIGARPVDLHISGLEQLGANIVLEDGYVKATVDGRLKGACIVMDKVSVGATVSIMTAATLAEGTTIIENAAREPEIEDTANFLNTLGAKITGAGTDRIVIEGVERLGGGTYKVLPDRIETGTFLIAAAVSRGKVICRNARPDTLDAVLAKLREAGATIEIGDDWISLDMQGKRPKAVTIRTAPHPGFPTDMQAQFSLLNLVAEGAGLITETIFENRFMHIPELIRMGAHAEIESNTVLCHGVEKLTGAQVMATDLRASASLVIAGCIAEGTTTVDRIYHIDRGYEHIEDKLRGLGADIQRVHSND
- the ibaG gene encoding BolA family iron metabolism protein IbaG encodes the protein METNEIKQVLMEKLPLDEAIVTGDGSHFQVIAVGDMFDGMSRVKQQQAIYAPLMEYIADNRIHALSIKAYTPAQWERDRKLSGL
- the mlaC gene encoding phospholipid-binding protein MlaC, whose protein sequence is MFKRLMMVAMLVIAPFAMAVDQTNPYKLMDEAAAKTFNRLKSEQPKIKQDPEYLRTIVREELLPYVQIKYAGALVLGTYYKGATPAQREAYFTAFEDYLEQVYGQALAMYHGQTYQIAPEQPIGDKNIVAIRVTIIDTNGRPPVRLDFQWRKNSKTGYWQAYDMIAEGVSMITTKQNEWGDILRKQGIDGLTKQLEISAKAPITLEEKK
- the degS gene encoding outer membrane-stress sensor serine endopeptidase DegS; its protein translation is MVKKLTVSVMLGLLTALIIIIAVPSLRPQGLADLLYGKTNSEPVSYNKAVRRAAPAVVYVYSSSKGSFSQSGRELKSLGSGVIMSPNGYIITNKHVVDNPDQILVALQDGAIFDALLVGSDALTDLAVLKIDADNLPVIPINTQRITHVGDVVLAIGNPYNIGQTVTQGIISATGRVGLSSTRRQNFLQTDASINSGNSGGALINTEGELVGINTLSFTAGQGITSEGLSFAIPTALATKIMDKLIRDGRVIRGYIGITARELPQIRSNNNNINQIQGLRVFQVAPNGPAAKAGIVQGDIILSVDGKPAISAAETMDLVAEIRPGSKVPVQILHEGEMKTVDVIIEENPEGQSG
- the mlaD gene encoding outer membrane lipid asymmetry maintenance protein MlaD — translated: MQSKKSEIWVGCFMLLAIAAIIFLCLKVADLKSIGSQSTYQISASFENIGGLKEGSPIKVGGVVVGRVASITLDKKNYVPEVKIDLLSEYDNIPDSSSLSIRTSGLLGEQYIAMNIGPDDEELGISILKNGGRLEDTKPAMVLEDLIGQFLYKSGDSQGTEPASK
- the mlaE gene encoding lipid asymmetry maintenance ABC transporter permease subunit MlaE, with product MIIKAIAAFGRRWIDIFSAFGRAGYMLFRALLGKPEFAKQWPLLMKQLYSVGVQSLLIVAVSGLFIGMVLGLQGYLVLTTFSAEASLGMMVALSLLRELGPVVTALLFAGRAGSALTAEIGLMKATEQISSLEMMAVDPLRRVIAPRFWAGFISMPLLSLIFVAVGILGGALVGVDWKGIDEGFFWASMQSSIDWRLDLVNCVIKSLVFAFTVTWIALFNGYDAIPTSEGISQATTRTVVHASLSVLGLDFVLTALMFGN
- the mlaF gene encoding phospholipid ABC transporter ATP-binding protein MlaF, which codes for MQAQTDNLIEVRNMSFTRGNRKIFENINLTVPRGKITAIMGPSGIGKTTLLRLIGGQLRPNEGEIWFDGDNIPSLSRSKLYQSRKKMSMLFQSGALFTDMDVFNNVAFPLREHTNLPESLIHTTVMMKLEAVGLRGAAKLMPSELSGGMARRAALARAIALDPDLIMFDEPFVGQDPITMGVLVKLIDELNQSLGVTCVVVSHDVPEVLSIADNAYIVAQQHVIAQGTGEDLRDNQDPRVRQFLDGIADGPVPFRFPANDYLADLLG
- the mlaB gene encoding lipid asymmetry maintenance protein MlaB, encoding MSHVLAWEKTGSTLHLTGSLDRDSLMSFWDKKSPLLEHIEKIDVSALTHVDSAGLAMLVRLKGEFKTKKQSLNIIGASDNLNTLIELYGVKTIILD